The Chryseobacterium mulctrae genomic sequence ATGCACATGAAAAGCCATATCAATTCAAGGCATACGGAAGGCAATTTATACGAAGATTTAATATTGTTGAAGTTAGACGATTATGGACTCAAGGTGAAATGTATGATGTTCCAAGAGTAATGCAGAAAAATCCACATGGCCTTGAAGCAAATTTAACTATTACAGATAATAGAACCATAAAATCTGATTCAATTATAAATAGACAACAGAACCAGGCTAATTTACAGACAAACCAAAATACACAACAAGATGGCAATTAATTTTCAAGAACTTCTTAAAGACAAAAAAATAAAGAATGCCATTGTCGTTTGTGTGGCATTAATTGCAACCTGTATATTTCTTTATTTTATGTTTGGATCAGGTGATAAAAATGATGAGAGAAATGACAAAGTAGTAATGGTTGGTGATGATGCATCCAGATTAAACTTTGAAGTACCAACAAATCATGATAGTATATTAGAAGGAGGAACTAAGATAGATGCATATGATAAGAAGTTATCCGATTCCTTAAATTATGCAAAGCAGACAACAGATGCTCTAAATCTTTCTAATAGTAGCACATCTTCTAGTAAGACTAATGAAAATGCTGGATTTAGTGATGCAGAATTTGACCAAATGCGTAAGAAGTCACTAAGTAATTCATCACCTACTAATAGTCATAGTACATATGGTAATTCATCCATGTGGAGTAATGATGTACCATCAGGATCTAATATTGGATATAGTGAATTAGGGAATGTTATTACAAAACCACAAGCTTCTCCAAAAAGAAAAAACAGTAATACTTATCAAGCTGCACCGCCAGTAGAAGATAATATAAACTTCGAAACACAATTTAATACACCATCCCAATCGGTATCAACACCAAATGATAGAAATGTTGCTAAAGTAGGGAAATCAGTACGAGGAAAATTAATTTCATCAGGATATGCATCCAATGGAAGGAGCATGTCATTCGTACTTTTGGAAAATTTCACAATTGGTTCTGAATCAGTTAAAAAAGGACAAGTTATTACAGGAACTTCAATGATTAATGACAATAGAATAGTTGTCAATTTTAATACAATTAAAGTAAATGGAAAAGTTATACCAATTAATGCTAGAGTGGTAGGGTATGACGGAGGTAATGGGCTTCTTGTAAGAGGAGAACCAGGAAGTAGTAACGAGGCTGGTAATATTATTAGAGATGAAGCTCAAAGCCAAGCAAGTAGAATTCCGGTAGTAGGTGGAATTATAGGAAGAGCAACTTCAGGTAACTCACGTAAAGAAAACAAAATACAGCTTTCAAATAATGTTGAATGCACAATAATATTTAATTAAATTCAAAATAAACAGAATATGAAAAAGCAATTAATTCTAGTTTTTATACTAGCAAGTTTCTTAGGATTTTCACAAACTAAAAAGAAAGTCTACAAGAAAAAAACAACAAATAAGGGTTATGTAAAAAAGACTGTTGAAAACAAAACAGTTCCTATTGTAGATGTAAAAGAAGAACCCTCAATGATTGAAACTACAGAAAAACCTGTAGAAGTTAATACAGTAGAAGCAGTTCCTGTTAATGTGCAAGAAGAAAAGCCAAAATATGAAATTACAGCAGAAAAAATTCTTAAAGAAAAAGGATATATAAACAATAGAAATTCTGCAATAGTAAATGGCATAGAAGGATTTGTAAAAGGAGTTTACTCAGGAAACGGAAAAATCTATGTTTTACTTGAAATTGACAACAGAAGTAACATTAATTATGATATTGAAAGTGCAGTTTTTATAACGGCTCCAATTGAAAAAGGAAGAGCTTTATATGAAACTGATGAACAAGAAAAAACATTTATGCCTATTTTTTCTAATCAGCCTGAAAGTTTTTCTAGAAAAACTAAAAATAAATTGATCTATGTTTTTGACAAGTTTACAATTTCAGAAAATAAAACAATACAATTTGCATTAAAAGAAATTGAAGGAGAAAGATCATTAACATTAGAAATCAAACCAAAATATATTCTAGAAGCAAACAGTACAAAATAAAAATACAATGAACACAAAATTATTAATCATTTTTATGCTATTCTTAAGCATAATATTGAACGCACAGGGAAGAAGGTCAAATCAATCAGGTATACATGCAGAATACGGTTACATTGCCACAAGCGATACTATTAAAAAAGGTT encodes the following:
- a CDS encoding DUF4138 domain-containing protein, whose protein sequence is MKKQLILVFILASFLGFSQTKKKVYKKKTTNKGYVKKTVENKTVPIVDVKEEPSMIETTEKPVEVNTVEAVPVNVQEEKPKYEITAEKILKEKGYINNRNSAIVNGIEGFVKGVYSGNGKIYVLLEIDNRSNINYDIESAVFITAPIEKGRALYETDEQEKTFMPIFSNQPESFSRKTKNKLIYVFDKFTISENKTIQFALKEIEGERSLTLEIKPKYILEANSTK
- the traM gene encoding conjugative transposon protein TraM, which translates into the protein MAINFQELLKDKKIKNAIVVCVALIATCIFLYFMFGSGDKNDERNDKVVMVGDDASRLNFEVPTNHDSILEGGTKIDAYDKKLSDSLNYAKQTTDALNLSNSSTSSSKTNENAGFSDAEFDQMRKKSLSNSSPTNSHSTYGNSSMWSNDVPSGSNIGYSELGNVITKPQASPKRKNSNTYQAAPPVEDNINFETQFNTPSQSVSTPNDRNVAKVGKSVRGKLISSGYASNGRSMSFVLLENFTIGSESVKKGQVITGTSMINDNRIVVNFNTIKVNGKVIPINARVVGYDGGNGLLVRGEPGSSNEAGNIIRDEAQSQASRIPVVGGIIGRATSGNSRKENKIQLSNNVECTIIFN